The proteins below are encoded in one region of Tautonia marina:
- a CDS encoding prenyltransferase/squalene oxidase repeat-containing protein produces MLHRSHDRRRFLQGAGAGVIGFWAIGGRSAAIGQETQGASSDALTAKAVAFLKSRQEAEGGWSTAISPGITGLVVTSLLRSGVTPFDPAVEKGLALIEQTIGPDGSQADGPHANYLTAIGIMALNEAKTKGAGNRYDATIAGGQSALIGLQWDEGEGKTPADPFYGGAGYGSKSRPDMSNTSFMIEALRETGLPEDDPALQKALLFVSRAQNLDSEFNDQPFAGKVNDGGFIYTPANGGESQAGEAPGGGLRSYASMTYAGLKSMVYAGLSMDDPRVKAAYEFIRQNYSLDENPGLGQQGLYYYYQTFAKALAALGNPTLTDAEGQEHDWRADLVAALAKRQGVRGEWVNPADRWMEGDPNLVTSYALLALASARSMSEPKA; encoded by the coding sequence GTGTTGCACCGAAGCCACGACCGTCGGCGATTTCTTCAAGGGGCGGGAGCGGGGGTCATCGGGTTCTGGGCAATCGGGGGCCGCTCGGCGGCGATCGGGCAGGAGACGCAAGGGGCGAGCAGCGACGCGCTGACGGCCAAGGCCGTGGCGTTTCTCAAGAGCCGGCAGGAGGCCGAAGGCGGCTGGTCGACGGCCATCAGCCCGGGGATTACGGGGCTGGTGGTGACGAGCCTCTTGCGCTCGGGGGTCACGCCGTTCGATCCGGCCGTGGAAAAAGGGCTGGCGCTGATTGAGCAGACGATCGGCCCGGACGGATCGCAGGCCGACGGGCCGCACGCGAACTACCTGACGGCCATCGGCATCATGGCGCTGAACGAGGCGAAGACCAAAGGGGCCGGCAATCGGTACGACGCGACGATCGCCGGGGGGCAGTCGGCGTTGATCGGGTTGCAGTGGGACGAGGGGGAGGGGAAGACCCCGGCCGATCCGTTCTACGGCGGGGCCGGATACGGCAGCAAGAGCCGGCCGGACATGTCGAACACGTCGTTCATGATCGAGGCGCTTCGGGAAACCGGCCTGCCCGAGGACGACCCGGCCTTGCAGAAGGCGTTGCTGTTCGTCTCTCGGGCGCAGAACCTCGACAGCGAGTTCAACGATCAGCCGTTCGCCGGCAAGGTGAACGACGGCGGGTTTATCTACACCCCGGCCAACGGCGGCGAGAGCCAGGCCGGCGAGGCTCCCGGCGGCGGCCTGCGGTCGTATGCGAGCATGACGTATGCCGGGCTCAAGAGCATGGTTTATGCCGGGTTGTCGATGGATGATCCTCGGGTGAAGGCAGCGTATGAGTTCATCCGTCAGAATTACTCGCTGGACGAGAATCCGGGGCTGGGCCAGCAGGGGTTGTATTACTACTACCAGACCTTCGCCAAGGCCCTGGCGGCGCTCGGCAATCCGACCCTGACCGATGCCGAAGGCCAGGAGCACGACTGGCGAGCCGATCTGGTCGCAGCGCTGGCCAAGCGCCAAGGGGTTCGGGGCGAGTGGGTCAACCCGGCCGATCGCTGGATGGAAGGGGACCCGAATCTCGTGACCTCGTATGCCTTGCTGGCGCTGGCGTCGGCCCGGTCGATGAGCGAGCCGAAGGCGTAA
- a CDS encoding J domain-containing protein, whose product MLLMAVEQDDRIIWVVVEQHRPKGRIRSRIVLHLGQYRDRDEAEAAFLDRLQTNPTLRAVAERWAANAEDVLTDRKARARFLLHGVSTGGIAPFADDLLLKREEQERQARERARAASWPSGIPSVAFATLGLSTAASLAEIKAAYRRRAFLLHPDRGGDHAAMAALNAAYEDAAWYAEWRG is encoded by the coding sequence ATGCTGCTGATGGCCGTCGAGCAGGACGACCGGATCATCTGGGTCGTCGTCGAACAGCACCGCCCGAAGGGACGTATCCGCAGCCGGATCGTGCTCCATCTCGGCCAGTATCGAGATCGAGACGAGGCCGAGGCCGCCTTCCTCGATCGCTTGCAAACCAACCCCACGCTCCGCGCCGTCGCCGAGCGCTGGGCGGCCAACGCCGAGGACGTGCTCACCGACCGCAAGGCGCGGGCCCGGTTCCTCCTTCACGGCGTCAGCACCGGCGGGATCGCCCCCTTCGCCGACGACCTTCTGCTCAAGCGCGAGGAGCAGGAACGGCAGGCGAGGGAGCGGGCCCGCGCCGCCTCGTGGCCCTCCGGAATCCCCTCCGTCGCCTTCGCAACCCTCGGCCTCTCCACCGCCGCCTCGCTCGCCGAGATCAAGGCCGCCTACCGCCGTCGCGCCTTCCTCCTCCACCCCGACCGCGGCGGCGACCACGCCGCGATGGCCGCCCTGAACGCCGCCTACGAAGACGCCGCCTGGTACGCCGAGTGGAGGGGCTGA
- a CDS encoding diguanylate cyclase domain-containing protein: protein MVVQESKGLSERGRQRSVVSNFFQRTLDSLLSHVAILRPDGTIVAVNAAWNAYATRNGLVESLCGPGVNYLEVCEAASGSCTEQARLIARGIRDVGEGLIPDFQLEYPCHSPTAHQWFTIRVTRFTVGKQTRIVVTHDDITRLKRVELELQEANRLLAAQATTDGLTGLANRRHFDEVLAREWKRHARSATPLSLLLLDLDHFKLYNDFRGHLAGDDCLRAAAELIQASVCRPGDLVARYGGEEFAAVLPETDRDGALAMAKRVSDQLRLKALPHQAPGAGPFVTLSIGSASVVPSANVPPESLIEQADHALYAAKAAGRDQMKHADSSGASMPAPHAESLESP from the coding sequence ATGGTCGTCCAGGAGAGCAAGGGACTCAGTGAACGCGGCAGGCAGCGATCCGTCGTCTCGAATTTTTTCCAGCGGACGCTCGATTCGCTCCTCTCGCACGTGGCCATCCTTCGGCCCGACGGCACCATCGTCGCCGTCAACGCCGCCTGGAATGCCTACGCCACCCGAAACGGCCTGGTCGAGAGCCTCTGCGGCCCCGGCGTGAACTACCTCGAGGTCTGCGAGGCCGCCTCCGGCTCCTGCACCGAGCAGGCCCGACTGATCGCCCGAGGCATTCGAGACGTGGGCGAGGGCCTCATCCCGGACTTCCAGCTCGAATACCCGTGCCACTCTCCCACCGCCCACCAATGGTTTACCATCCGCGTGACCCGATTTACCGTCGGCAAGCAAACTCGAATCGTGGTCACGCACGACGACATCACGCGGCTCAAACGGGTCGAACTGGAACTCCAGGAGGCCAATCGCTTGCTGGCAGCCCAGGCAACCACCGACGGACTGACCGGCCTGGCCAATCGCCGCCACTTCGACGAGGTCCTGGCCCGGGAATGGAAGCGGCACGCCCGGTCGGCGACCCCGCTGTCGCTGCTGCTCCTCGATCTCGACCACTTCAAGTTGTACAACGATTTCCGAGGGCACCTGGCAGGCGATGACTGCCTCCGCGCGGCCGCCGAGTTGATCCAGGCCTCGGTCTGCCGGCCCGGAGACCTCGTCGCTCGCTACGGCGGAGAGGAGTTCGCCGCCGTCCTCCCCGAAACCGACCGGGACGGAGCCCTGGCGATGGCCAAGCGCGTGAGCGATCAACTTCGCCTCAAGGCCCTGCCCCACCAGGCCCCGGGAGCCGGCCCGTTCGTCACCCTCAGCATCGGCTCTGCCTCGGTCGTCCCCTCTGCCAACGTCCCCCCCGAATCGCTCATCGAGCAGGCCGACCACGCCCTCTACGCCGCCAAGGCTGCCGGCCGCGACCAGATGAAGCATGCCGACTCCTCCGGAGCGTCCATGCCTGCACCTCACGCTGAATCGCTCGAGTCGCCCTGA
- a CDS encoding thioredoxin family protein: MIDWGKVFGEALGYQEFLAKYGSEAERGKWAAIHDRVGLTEDQKGVIGGFVRKMPVLCLAGTWCGDCVYQCPILDHIGAANPSAIEIRYLDRDALPEVSDLLRINDGRRVPTVVFLSEDFFEVARFGDRTLSRYRKLATDQLGPSCPTGLVPPPDDELACVTSEWVDQFERAHLILRLSGRLREKHGD, encoded by the coding sequence ATGATCGACTGGGGCAAGGTGTTCGGCGAGGCGTTGGGGTATCAGGAGTTCCTGGCGAAGTACGGGTCGGAGGCGGAACGGGGGAAGTGGGCGGCGATTCATGACCGGGTCGGCTTGACCGAGGATCAGAAGGGCGTGATCGGCGGGTTCGTCCGGAAGATGCCGGTACTCTGCCTGGCGGGAACCTGGTGCGGCGACTGCGTGTATCAGTGCCCGATCCTCGACCACATCGGCGCGGCCAACCCCTCGGCGATCGAGATCCGCTACCTCGACCGCGACGCCCTGCCCGAGGTCTCCGACCTGCTTCGGATCAACGACGGCCGCCGCGTGCCCACCGTCGTCTTCCTGAGCGAGGACTTCTTCGAGGTCGCCCGGTTCGGCGACCGGACCCTGTCACGCTATCGCAAGCTCGCCACCGACCAGCTCGGCCCAAGCTGCCCGACCGGCCTCGTCCCTCCTCCCGACGATGAGCTGGCCTGCGTCACCTCCGAATGGGTCGACCAGTTCGAGCGAGCCCATCTGATCCTCCGCCTCTCCGGCCGCCTCCGCGAGAAGCACGGCGACTGA